From the genome of Pristis pectinata isolate sPriPec2 chromosome 19, sPriPec2.1.pri, whole genome shotgun sequence:
CCTGATCACATTTTTTCATTTCGAATTGGGACTTCAAATAAAGTTATTTGTAATTAATTCAACAACAAAATGTGAAACATCTTGTGACCATGTATGGTAATTGAAGAGTGAACTGTTGATCCCAGGCTAGAAGATCACATTTCAATGAAACTGACAGCACTACATTTCCTCAAACTGCGCAGATTCCAAGATGGTATTGTTTCATCTATAGCCAAGTTACACTGACATTGAAATATTGTTTGAAAATGGCTGGAAGTAATTTAACTCTTAAAGCCTAAGAAAACCAAATGTTGCCTCAGAACCACAGCAGATACCAAAGAGAGTTGACCTGTGGCATCTGAGTTTCAGCTATAGGTTATCATCTCATAAAATTTTTTCTCTATCTCTATTTTTAACTGAAGTCTGTCAGAGGTCTTAGTTTTAATGTGCCTTCGCATTTGAGCTTGAAATATTTGGTCTCAGGTTGAAATATTTGGTTTCAAGGAGACCGTATTTCACTGGTAGTTAGCTGCTGGGTCCGCAGAGTTCCGATGAAAGCTGCAGTGGGCATGGCAGCATGTTTTGGACTTCCAATGCTtgtgcactgcagcacagaagaagCTGGAGGCCAGGAACACACCAGAGATCTGATGTGCATGCTGCCCCTGAACTTGACTCATCATTGAGACCAGGGGTGTTCTATAGATGACTGAGCTGAGGAGTAGGACACACTTTGTATCTGGACCCTCAGCCTTATGGTAGAGATCAGAGATCACTGGCACATCGAGTGGAGCCCTGTCGTCTTGGGTCATTGACATTCATTTAAAAGATATTGTTAATCTTTTTCCTTTAATTATTGGGAGTTTtatcctcttaaacattgtttgaaattattgtttaattttttttcaatgcttACTCACAGTTTGCTCCCTCACAGACAAGCCATTGAGGTCATGCTGGCAGGATATTTGCCGCAGAAGTTTAGTTCAGCTGCAGGgttagcctggaatgtgcttctcAGTATGCTCCAGAATTTTTATAGAGCAGCTGATTCAGTTTATCTGACCCACATTCATTGCTGCCTAAATTCTGACACCATTCAGAAGCCTTTCCTCCAGCTCATCAATAAGTGATTGTATCTCTTATGTTACAAATTTGGTATTGACCAGTACTAACAACAAAGAATTTGAAAAGCAGCTTGTAATACATTACTCGCAGGAAAAATTTTGAGAAAAAGTACCAAATGTAAATGTGTTACTGAGTATCTCCATCACTATGTGAGTAGTTTTGTGGTGGACAATTAATCCTTGTATGATTGTTTAATGCTTGCTGCTGTCTGTCCTGCTGTCGttcactttttaaaagaaaattgccaTGTTGATAATGGAGGAACTGACTATCACCAGCTCACTGAAAACCATGTAATCAGAAAATGTTAAGATATGTATGCATTGACAAAAGCTTAAAACGTAAAATACAATAGTGTAGTGAAGCACCATAATATAAATTAAATGGGCAGTGAGTGACTCCTAACAAAGGTTAGATTTGCAGAGTGAATTTAATCATTACAATCTTTGTACctctcaaaacaaaaacaaaaaagccATATTATGTGTTCGAAGTTACGAGCTTTGCTAATAATGTGTAACGAAGTTCATATATTTTTGAGTTCAGACCTGCAGATAActtcaactcttttttttaactcTGCAGAATATCATCACAGAGCATGAAATTAGGAATATTTCTTGTGCTGCTCAGGACCCTGAAGATCTTTCCACCTTTGCCTACATCACTAAAGACTTAAAGTCGACTCACCACTATTGTCATGTATTCAGTGCTTTTGATGTGGTCAGTCTCTCACTCACTATTTTTcatctttttgttttgaatttttataGAGTTTCTGAcgtgatttttctttttctctacaTGGATCGTGCTTCATTCGTGAGCGACCAATTTCAGGAGTTGGTCTGCACTCACCTTTGATGCAACCGACAAGTTATGTTTACTGTTTCAGTTGATTTCTGCATAATTTGGATTTGTGGAGCCACTGACAAAGATTGTGATTGTCCAAGTTGTACAAAAATTAATGATAAACCACAGTGTATGTTCTTAGCCCTTGCATGCAAAGTATACTGCCTTGATATTGACCCAGAGCCAAAACAAGGTTTGACATCTGTGCTCCATCTATATTATTAATTGACAGttaatgttaatattttcaaAAGAGTAAAATTTATTTGTAATATTTAAATTGTTGTTGTCAAGCATTGGACTTTTGAGGATTACATTGGAAGTCCAGAAAAGATTACAGGCCTGCAAATTTTTGTAAGGAATGCCCCACATACTTAAAAGATGAATTAAGTGATGCGCACTATACTCTTGGTGGCCACGTGAATTGCTTTAGAATTTCAAGTAAGCAAGGAGGCTTTTGCTTTAATGTGGCTCATAGAAATACCTGGACCTTAGTACATTCTTCAAAAAATAGTCACTAAAATCAGTGCTCAAGTACACAttattcatattttatatttacaaGACATCATatgacagttttaaaaaaatgaatttaatgaaTGAAGATCTTTATAATTATTTATgtttctccaatgaataaagcacaCCATTGGCAATTGCTCATACCTGGCAAAAGAAACTTTGGATGCATTCCTTTCATCATTATTGTGGTGTATAGGTAATTGTAAATACCACATCTTCTGCATTTGGAACACTCATGCCAATCTTCTCAGCAACAGCTAGTGTTCTAACTTAAACATTTTTCCATAATGTTTTTCATATTCCTCACAATGTTACAATTCAGAGATGAACAAAATGTTCATTTTCCCAGTGTTCAAGCTGATTGTGTGGCACAGCTGGCAGTCAGATTATGTGAAGAATGCATTCTAGACATGAATCTTTAAACTCTGCTGAGTGAAGCTGTTACTGTACACTTGCACAGCAGTTATTGTCACAAAATAGTGGTTGCTGCCTGTTAGCCACTAAATTCTCTTTTACACTTTGTAGATAGATAAAATATGGCTTAACCTGTTTTAAAATGTTAGTACTTTATAAAATCTTGATTATATAAATCAGAAATATTgagcaattaaataaaaaaatttaacCACTTTATGTGATTCACAAAAAATGATGAGGTCTAATTGCAAACTTAGATTAAAGAAATTCATTGTAATTGAGGTGAGACTGGGCTGTGTGGGAATCTGGGGCAGTGCTTGCAGTGATCTTCAAGCTTGCAAAAACTGTTTTATATTATGGAGTCCTATTTTACCTGCATTCTAGCTACCATATTTGTTAACCATATTTGTTCTATTCTCACCATTTTAGACAGAAAAGAATTGCATTATATTGCAGACTCACATTTGTGAACTCTAAATGCATGTGTTTTTCAGGCAAGGTTCCATCCACTTTCAGTAGGCCAGTAAATAGTTTTCACCTTTTATTAAAATGGCGAGATTTGTAGGTATTGGAGGTAGTCTGAGCACAAATGAATGTAAGATGAATGCTGCTGCTGTAGAAACCACCCGACAGAATCAAAACTAATGCTGCAGTGGAAAAGATTGTTTCCATGGAGATAAATGGTGTTGCAGTTAAATTTTTTGGGAGTAAGCACATATATCAATTATATATCAAAATCTTAATTTTGAAAAGTGTTGATAAGATGCAACCTTTGAATCATAATTATGTTGCATAGCCTTGAGCAATATACAATTAGGTAGTATGAATAATCTGTCAAaaataatttctggattatttATTCAGATATTAATGCCTTCTGACGTCAAATAACAATCCTGTTAGTTGATGGAAAGCAGCAACAAGAGAAATAATTTCAGGATTAAGCTGCTGGAACATGAACTCAGTGCAATGTTTGGCATGACTGACTTGACTTTAATTATGAAACATGGCAGTTTTAATCTAATACTGCTACTTTAAATAAGCAAAACCAAAAAACAATGTGATCAGACAAGGCATTCATCATTCTTATTTTGAtaatatgaattaaaataaaaataataccaCAGAACTAGCTGTTGGTATTACTGAAGTTAGGAAATCATGTTTAATTATTAACATGGATGGTGCACACAATTACGTTACTTTTGCTTTTCTTAAATTGTCTTCAAATTGCTCATAGAGATCCAATATGTTTCCTTTCACCAGAATTTAGCGTATGAGATCATTTTAACACTGGGACAAGCCTTTGAAGTGGCTTATCAGTTGGCCCTGCAAGCCAGGAAAGGTGGACATGGCCCGCCAACAATGCAAGATAGCCTTGAAAGTAAAGCTGGCAAACCCATCCCAAAACCACGAGCAAGTATCCGGAAATCTGTGGTAAGAGACTAATAAGCAGATAGATGTGTAGCAACAAGATGGATCCTCTTCTGCATGTTGTTGGCACCAAGGAAGTCATGGCGTTGTGAGCTCAGACATTTGAGATGCAGTGTCTCCTGATATCAATTGGAAGTGGGATTGCTCAATGTGCAGTAAACAGTCAGAAGAAGATCCAGTTAACAATGACCTTTCAATAGTAATTATACAAATGAATTGCTATGTGAAATGTGTGTGGTTATATGTGCTGCTGGGAGCTGTTACAGACAGTAAATTGAGACTGAGATTTCTCCATTGGGACCTGCAGCAAGCCCAAGCTTGCCTTTGTCACCAACAAAGGAGTTGTAATCAGTCCAAGAAATTCATTTACTGGCTCTGTGTTAATCATTAATCATATGGGCTTTCTAACCTCTGCTATTTATCAGTGAACAAGcagagaaaatggcaaatgtattTATAATCTAGTCTTCTGAGCACTAATTATTTGAATATGAATTAATTGAAACCATTTTATCTTTTTGCTACGAGGTGCCCAGTGCCATTTTGGGAAGGTGATTAAGCAGtgacctctgtacctcctgtgCCCAGTTGTAAGGTTGAATGTGCCAGAAGCCTGGCAGCAAGCTGCTGGCTCATCCTCCTCGCCCAGGCTTGGTAACCAGGGTAGATTTAAACATAGCTAAATGCAACACCCATGCCAAGTAGCTAGTGTAGATTGTTCTTAATAATGTGCAACATGGAAAAAATACACCAGCTCAAACACATTTCTGCTTGAATACAGTCTGTCTTCCAGCTCTTGAAATATTTAATCATTCAATGATTCCAGCCAACAGAAAATGGTGCTTGAAATTAGTGTTAAAGACTAATCACAGATTTGATAACTGGCTACAAAAATATATGAGATCAAATATGAGGATGGTATCACAAATTTAATTCAGATATTTCCTTAGTTATATCCCTAAATCTGCAGGAATTCTTCAACTTCAAGAATGTTGAGAGTTGGGTGGATAGTCCTTAAAATACATATTGTTTTAAACAGGTTATGACCTGCTGTTACCATGTGTCAGAGATAACTGGAGCTGCCACATGAATGAGATGTGAGGGCATTTATCcatgtttttttgttttgttacttccAGTTTCCTATCCTCTTCAATTTTGAAGCATAAAAAGGCACTTGAACTTTCTAATCTACAATCTAATTAAagtaagaaaaataataaatgattTTCACACTCTTCAGGTTTCTCCCTTCCCACCAGCACCAAACCCACCCCCCATCCTAACCCCACTCCTCATCCATCATAGTGTGGTTTAAACGCTCaaggtttttaaaacaaaatttttaaaaatcttgtacTTTGCAAGAGGCGCAAAGCATGATTAGGCTCAGCATTATACCTCAAATTGTGATGGATGATAATAGTTTGGTCTCTAAGAAGCAAAACAAGCAGTTCCCTCATTGCCTATGTTCATCAAAGACATGCTGCATGTCCGGCTATTGATGAACTCTGCACAGTTTCTAGTATAcagctttgattatgctggaaacactggcaAATACTTCACACTGCAGGGTAAATCAAACTTAccttttgtacaaaaaaaattaactaaaattGCATTGTATACCTGGGTAAATAAAAATCACCACTGTAAAAGTAAATCCAGTTTAATGTTTCTTCTGTAAATAGAATTTGTGAAAGCAACTCCTAAAAGATTCAGAAATGTGAAGATAATTTTTTGGTTTTCTGACAAAAATCTGTTTCAAATATATTTCTGATGGCCCTTAATTTGAAGAGAAGCAGGTTCAAGATCAGCTGAGTGGATACTGAATTATTGTTAAACTTGAATTCTGCAGTTCTGCACAGTGGGAGCAGCACTTATTTCACCTACAGAAACAAATTataacaatatttttaatttgttaatcAAACAATTGTATTTAAATATCAACAACCTTGTTCATGTCTGCTCCATCTCCTTGTGTTGCTGTCCCTCTATCTTTACTTTCTGTCACCTCTATGCAGACAGTTTCTTTTAATAATCCTGAGCTGAGGCATCCTTTCTGAACACTTGCTCAGTCGGCATATTCAGGCAATTCAGGAAACAGATGATTAATGAGAGAATCATTCCTGGATTTTGCTTGCGAATTGCCTGTCCTGGCCTCATTCACAGCACTGCTGGTTATTAATAGCATTCACACGCTGTAGGCAAAACACTACTGCTTCCCCATAAATTCTCAATATGacagcttggcctcaccctgtTGAAAATAGCAGTatattttattatcactgatacagAACATCAGTAAACCACCCCACAAGTGAGTAACTGGTGTTAAAGGCAGCTAAAAATGTCCTAAGTGGTCTGACCATAAATTGCACGGTCACATTAACGTCACTAGCCACACACACTAAGATTACTCATTCAACTGATGGCTAGGAGCTCGTCTAAAAGGTTTCGTACATTGGGCAAACATCAAAAATGGTGAAGGATAAGATGTTTCTGGCAAGGGTTCCGGGACGAAACCATGCACCAGTGCCTTTTGTACTGATCTTGTGAGGAGGTACATCAGCCTTTCTGGCTTCTCCAAACTAAAGGCCAACCCTGGTTCCAATGTATGGAAACAATCTTTGGCACCAAATAGTGTTTCCCTTGTGAAAAGTAAAGCTGTTATGCctgtttttattataaaagtGAATCCAGCCATTCTCTTAGCTCAGTAGGGTTTTTAGTTTCTCAAACGCTGTGGAGTGATGCACCTTTTGCTGAAGAATGGGATATGTTAGGAAAAGGGGTCAAGCCTGTTCTCTGCAAATCAGCTCCCAATACTCTCAATATCCCATGCAGTGGTCAAAGATAGGGCATTTGCTGGGTTCAAACTTGCAGCAGCTGATTAGGAAGTATCAATCAGAATTGGTTATCTGCTTCTCCTTGGCAGACTAGCTGAGAAAGAGAAGAGATTAGCAGGATGGCAGAGTGCTATTATTCTGCCAGTGTATGATCTCCAGGTGGATAACAAAAGTGTGGGTAGTTATAAATCTTAAGGTATACTTTACTATCTGCTATTCACAATTTTAAGCTTAAATGTTGGCTCGTATCCCTAGTACAGCATGGAATATTGTTGTATTCCAGAGTGCTGCAATGCAGATTCTGTGCTCTATTGGGAGATAATGAACCAAGGTGTactgtgtttaatttattttcatttatttccagcATACTTATTCTCTGAAAATGTTTGGAGTTTTATTGGATAAGGAAGTGTAGGGAAGGCCTAAGTAGCTGGAGAACTTGGCAAGCCAGGGACATGTGACCCAACATTAAGGGCCTTGTCTTGCCAAGCAGAGTCAAATGGACACCCTACCCAGGGGCAATTATTGCCAGAAGGGTTTCCAACAATTGGGGTGAGAAGTTGGCATTCATGAGGGGAAAGTGGGAAGGTGGGCAGACAACAAGGTGGAGGCAATGACAATGAGTTGACAAGAGGGTGTGATGCTGGAAAAAGGGCTCAGGGAGGTTAAAGATCTGTGGGATTGGAAGGAACATTCCTACCCACAAGATGTGCCTTTAGCTGTACAGCCAATAGGTCCTACCTCTATGTAGTAGCCCAAGCTGTTTAAGTTGTTAATCATCCATCCTTTCCATGAGGGAATACAGCAGACACCCAGTATTGGTTGTCATTCCACCTGTGTGACACATCCACATTGGGTTACATCTCTTTATTTTATCCCAGCCCTCACCGACCTCCCATCCATTGTAGATTTATATTGAGGATATTACCACTGTCATTTTTTAACCAGTTTCCCCCTCCACTGACTTTGTGTGTGATTCCACAGGAACCAGTCACCTTCCACATCCATCTCTAACTGAATAATTTTAAGGCTCAGTATGAAAAGTATGTCATGTCACTGGCAATGCTTAGAGACATTGCCAGTTACATGACATATTTTTCATAATGAGGCTTAAAATCATTCATTTAGAGAGGGATAACATAAAATGCTACCTCTGAAACGTCATAGGTACCTGATCTTTATTTCTGCCTAAGACCCCAAACAACTAATGCAGTCAAGTTAATAGCTTAACATTTGAGAAGAATTTTACTACTTCTGAAACTGTGCTAGCATAAGATTGTATCACTAAATATATCTAACACTTTGAAACTTGTCCTATCCTGAGCAATTTAGCTCACAgttaaggaaaataattttaaaaatttacagatgctagaagtctgaaataaaacagaaaactttGTGAGACAGGCAGCATCAGAACataatttacagcattttccagGAGTTTTACTGTTCTTTCAATGTTTTATTGAACAAGCATAGGAAACCTCTGGCAGAATATTCACTCAGTAAAAACATGAAGAAAATTGAATTGTCTACCTTCATCTTTGCTTCAGTTTGCCACTTTTTAGTCTCGGTGCTGATTGGGATGCTGTAAAGTGATGATGGAGGCTTGACAGTACTGAGTGAATAGTTTATAGTGCCAGATGAAAAGATACTGCCATATTTGTACAGTAAACTAATCTGTTTATGAGCAGAATATATTTAAGGTTAAAGTCCatctaaattaaataaaatcactTAATGCAACACAGGAATTTAGTATTTTTGATATTCTGAACAAATTGAAAATCTGTTTCTAATGAAGAATCGGCaacttttaaaactaataaacatCTGTCTGCAAGCTTAATAGGTAAAAGAAAGGGAATTCTGCTTCCCGtgcactgaattttttttattgcatttgcCAAATGTGGCAGTGCAATATGGACAGCAAAATGTGCTCACCTTCTCGGTCTTATTCAAGGCGGCATAAATCGCTCTTGCTTTGGTTCAAGGTTTAACTCAAAATCAAATAAGGTTAATTATAAAACTCTTGAGGTGTGAATATTGGTCAGTGGTTATTTCCATTCACTACCCACTTTTCTGCCATTTGCAGATTGACACTGGAAATGGGTCACAATCAAGCATTACTGGCCAGATGGGTTCTGTATCATGGGACATAGAGGTGATAATGAACCCCAACTAGaaaggggtagattttttttggagAAGCACCCAAGTGTTTCTTTTGCTTAGAAATGCTTCTGCATTTGAAAAAAATGATGCATATGTACAGC
Proteins encoded in this window:
- the anks1b gene encoding ankyrin repeat and sterile alpha motif domain-containing protein 1B isoform X15; the protein is MLVKELRGTESTQDACSKMRASEQMKKIPTIILSISYKGVKFIDATNKNIITEHEIRNISCAAQDPEDLSTFAYITKDLKSTHHYCHVFSAFDVNLAYEIILTLGQAFEVAYQLALQARKGGHGPPTMQDSLESKAGKPIPKPRASIRKSVIDQPLLEQKTHTNVPWIVEPVQESKRGMNTKYETTIF